A stretch of the Dehalococcoidales bacterium genome encodes the following:
- a CDS encoding F0F1 ATP synthase subunit beta (Produces ATP from ADP in the presence of a proton gradient across the membrane. The beta chain is a regulatory subunit), whose amino-acid sequence MAKGRVVQVIGTVVDVEFPPDELPKLFNAIEIATEEGKTTLEVQEHIGNNWVRCLSLASTDGLSRGTEVVDTGAPIAVPVGRGSLGRLFDVTGQAIDNLGEVKAEEHWPIHRQPPSFEEQETTPQLLETGLKVIDLITPFTKGGKIGAYGGAGVGKTVVIQELIRNIATEHGGFSVFAGVGERSREGNDLWNEMKESGVIDKTVMVFGQMNEPPAVRLRIGLTGLTMAE is encoded by the coding sequence ATGGCCAAGGGTAGAGTAGTCCAGGTTATCGGGACGGTGGTTGACGTTGAGTTCCCGCCCGATGAACTGCCAAAGTTGTTCAACGCGATAGAGATAGCCACCGAAGAGGGTAAGACAACCCTCGAGGTCCAGGAGCATATCGGTAATAACTGGGTCAGGTGCCTGTCACTGGCATCCACTGACGGTTTATCGCGGGGTACGGAGGTAGTAGACACGGGAGCACCGATTGCCGTGCCGGTAGGCCGGGGTAGCCTGGGACGCCTGTTTGATGTTACCGGGCAGGCGATAGACAACCTCGGTGAAGTCAAAGCCGAGGAACACTGGCCGATTCATCGCCAGCCGCCTTCCTTTGAGGAGCAGGAAACGACTCCCCAACTGCTGGAAACGGGCCTGAAGGTTATCGACCTGATTACGCCGTTCACCAAGGGGGGCAAGATCGGGGCCTACGGAGGGGCCGGGGTGGGCAAGACCGTTGTAATCCAGGAGCTTATCCGTAATATCGCCACCGAGCACGGAGGCTTTTCCGTCTTTGCCGGTGTCGGTGAGCGGTCCCGCGAGGGCAACGACCTCTGGAACGAGATGAAGGAGTCCGGCGTCATCGACAAGACGGTGATGGTCTTCGGCCAGATGAACGAGCCGCCGGCGGTGCGCCTGCGGATAGGGTTGACCGGACTGACTATGGCCGAGTA
- the atpG gene encoding ATP synthase F1 subunit gamma: protein MANIRLIRQRIRGVQSTAKITRAMEMIATSKMRRAQEAGVAGRPYDEKIRQVITALAALPQAGAPHPLLQSRPVNSIEIVHITPDRGLCGGLNASINRTTAGFLVEQTVPVSVVTVGRKGNDFMRRVGRDIRAEFDRLGDRPSLLDTLPISRIIIDDYANGVVDAVYLVYTRFVSTMTQTPVMERLLPVEPAELPAMQNVEYIYEPSAEAVLGELLPRFVEMEVYHAILESIASEQSARMVAMRNATENANELIQDLTLMYNKARQESITTELLDISGGAAALK from the coding sequence ATGGCAAATATACGTCTGATTCGTCAACGGATACGTGGTGTTCAGAGTACGGCCAAGATAACGCGGGCCATGGAAATGATTGCCACCTCCAAGATGCGGCGTGCCCAGGAAGCGGGTGTCGCGGGGCGGCCTTACGATGAGAAGATACGCCAGGTAATTACCGCACTGGCGGCCCTGCCACAGGCAGGTGCGCCCCACCCCCTCTTGCAGAGCCGGCCGGTGAACAGCATAGAGATTGTGCACATCACGCCTGACCGTGGCCTTTGTGGTGGGCTCAACGCCAGTATCAACCGCACAACAGCCGGCTTTCTGGTGGAGCAGACCGTGCCAGTTTCCGTGGTCACGGTGGGTAGGAAGGGGAATGATTTCATGAGGAGGGTTGGCCGGGATATCCGGGCTGAGTTCGACCGCCTTGGGGACCGCCCCAGTCTGCTGGATACCTTGCCGATATCCCGGATTATCATCGATGACTATGCCAATGGCGTTGTAGATGCGGTTTACCTGGTGTACACCAGGTTTGTTTCAACAATGACCCAGACACCGGTGATGGAGCGGTTGCTGCCGGTGGAGCCGGCGGAATTGCCGGCGATGCAGAACGTGGAGTATATCTATGAGCCGAGTGCGGAGGCAGTGCTGGGAGAGCTCCTGCCACGCTTCGTGGAAATGGAGGTCTACCACGCTATCCTGGAGTCCATCGCCAGCGAGCAGTCGGCCAGGATGGTGGCGATGCGGAACGCCACCGAGAACGCAAATGAACTTATTCAGGACCTGACCCTGATGTACAATAAGGCCCGTCAGGAGTCGATCACCACGGAGCTTCTGGATATCAGTGGTGGTGCCGCTGCCCTGAAGTAG
- the atpA gene encoding F0F1 ATP synthase subunit alpha, with translation MATRGRDIASAIKQEISQFGAQLAMVDVGAVVEIGDGIARIHGLAAAKYNELLEFPGDIMGIAMNLEEESVSAIIVGDYTGIKEGDEVRRTGRIAEAPVGEALIGRVVDPLGRPLDGKGPLKAEKTRPLELVAPGVTDRQPVDTPVQTGIKAIDSLIPLGRGQRELIIGDRSTGKTAIALDTIINQKGGDLTCIYVAIGQKTSKVARVAATLEEYGAMAHTIIVAANAADAVAMQYLAPYAGCAMGEEFMAQGKDALVIYDDLSKHAWAYRQLSLLLRRPPGREAYPGDVFYLHSRLLERSARYNDEHGGGSLTALPIIETQAGDVSAYIPTNVISITDGQIYLETDLFNAGIRPALNIGISVSRVGSKAQTAAMKQVAGRLRMDLAQYRELAAFAQFGTAELDRATRAQLERGQRLSEILKQPLYVPMPVEKQVLILYAAINGYTDDIPVEKISEFEAGFHRFMETSHPEVVSVIAREKSISSETEELLKAAIQEFKQSHFAG, from the coding sequence ATGGCAACAAGAGGGCGAGATATTGCTTCCGCTATAAAGCAGGAGATATCGCAATTCGGTGCACAACTGGCGATGGTCGATGTTGGCGCTGTTGTTGAAATCGGCGATGGTATTGCCCGGATACACGGATTGGCTGCGGCGAAGTACAACGAATTGCTTGAGTTCCCCGGTGATATTATGGGTATCGCCATGAACCTGGAGGAGGAGAGTGTCTCCGCGATTATCGTTGGCGACTACACCGGAATAAAGGAAGGCGACGAGGTGCGGCGTACCGGCCGGATTGCCGAAGCCCCTGTCGGTGAGGCACTCATCGGGCGGGTAGTGGACCCTCTGGGTCGTCCGCTGGATGGTAAGGGCCCACTGAAGGCGGAGAAGACTCGTCCGCTGGAGCTGGTTGCCCCGGGCGTTACGGACCGCCAACCGGTGGATACCCCGGTGCAGACCGGTATTAAGGCAATAGACAGCCTGATTCCGCTGGGGCGGGGACAGAGAGAGCTTATCATCGGTGACCGGTCAACGGGTAAGACGGCCATCGCCCTGGATACTATCATCAATCAGAAGGGCGGGGACCTTACCTGCATCTATGTTGCCATTGGACAGAAGACTTCTAAAGTGGCGAGGGTGGCAGCTACCCTGGAGGAATACGGAGCAATGGCTCACACAATCATCGTTGCCGCCAATGCTGCCGATGCAGTTGCCATGCAGTACCTGGCACCCTACGCGGGCTGCGCCATGGGGGAAGAATTCATGGCGCAGGGTAAGGATGCGCTGGTGATATACGATGACCTTTCCAAGCACGCCTGGGCTTACCGGCAGCTTTCCCTGTTGCTGCGTCGTCCGCCGGGTAGAGAGGCCTATCCGGGCGATGTATTCTATCTGCACAGTCGTTTGCTGGAACGGTCGGCCAGGTACAATGATGAGCATGGAGGGGGCTCGCTGACAGCACTGCCGATAATCGAGACCCAGGCCGGTGATGTTTCAGCCTATATCCCCACTAACGTAATATCGATTACCGACGGTCAGATATACCTGGAGACAGACCTTTTTAACGCCGGTATCAGGCCGGCACTGAATATTGGAATATCGGTGTCCCGCGTGGGCAGCAAGGCCCAGACAGCGGCGATGAAGCAGGTGGCCGGCCGGTTGAGGATGGACCTTGCCCAGTACCGGGAACTGGCTGCTTTTGCCCAGTTTGGAACCGCAGAGCTGGACAGGGCGACCAGGGCACAGCTCGAGCGTGGGCAGCGTCTTTCCGAAATATTGAAGCAGCCTTTGTATGTCCCGATGCCGGTAGAGAAGCAGGTGCTGATTCTGTACGCGGCAATCAATGGTTATACTGATGATATACCGGTCGAAAAGATTAGCGAGTTCGAGGCCGGCTTCCATAGATTTATGGAAACGAGCCATCCTGAGGTTGTTTCGGTGATTGCCCGGGAGAAGAGCATCAGTAGTGAGACTGAAGAACTTCTCAAAGCAGCAATCCAGGAGTTCAAGCAGAGCCACTTTGCAGGGTAG
- the atpH gene encoding ATP synthase F1 subunit delta has protein sequence MANSVYTRRYAQAVFRMAQESQELNRWQSDLRKVSIMCRDEALFALLENREVSFEEKERVLSQRLGEIHPMALKLVSMLVAKGRLAMMEDISDEYQQLLDEYRGIEGAGVAEVITAIPLDDEERLKIGERITEIVGKPVMLKPKVDPTVIGGIIIRVGDKLIDGSIRSKLAALRKELGGAGR, from the coding sequence ATGGCCAATAGCGTTTACACGAGACGTTACGCACAGGCGGTCTTCCGAATGGCGCAGGAGAGCCAGGAGCTGAACCGGTGGCAGTCTGACCTGAGGAAGGTCAGCATCATGTGCCGGGATGAAGCATTGTTTGCCCTGCTGGAAAACCGCGAGGTCTCCTTTGAGGAGAAGGAGCGTGTACTGTCTCAGCGGCTGGGTGAGATACACCCGATGGCACTGAAGCTGGTATCGATGCTGGTGGCCAAGGGGCGGCTGGCTATGATGGAGGACATCTCGGATGAATACCAGCAGTTGCTGGACGAATACCGTGGCATTGAAGGCGCAGGAGTCGCCGAGGTTATTACGGCTATTCCTCTCGACGATGAGGAAAGGCTTAAGATAGGCGAACGGATTACGGAAATAGTCGGCAAGCCGGTAATGCTTAAGCCAAAGGTGGACCCAACCGTTATCGGTGGCATTATTATCCGGGTGGGCGATAAGCTTATCGACGGCAGTATCCGCAGCAAGCTGGCGGCCCTGAGGAAAGAACTTGGTGGTGCAGGCAGGTAG
- the atpF gene encoding F0F1 ATP synthase subunit B, translating into MEGLGINLSTLIAQLVSFFVLFGLLYFFAYKPILRMFDERSQKIKDSVEQAEQVREQAAHTEEENRKQLEAASREGQEAIARAMRAGDEARQRAEEEAKIQAGVLLDKARQEIQRERDEAIGELHQEFADLAIVAAEKVIEKSLDKEAHRELIDKVLKESGTLKED; encoded by the coding sequence GTGGAAGGACTAGGTATCAATCTGTCTACTTTGATAGCACAGCTGGTCAGCTTCTTTGTCCTCTTCGGGCTGCTCTATTTCTTTGCCTACAAACCGATTCTGAGGATGTTCGATGAGCGCTCACAGAAGATAAAGGATAGCGTGGAGCAGGCGGAACAGGTGAGGGAACAGGCGGCGCATACCGAGGAGGAGAATCGGAAGCAGCTGGAGGCTGCCTCCAGGGAGGGACAGGAGGCAATAGCCCGGGCAATGCGAGCCGGAGATGAGGCCAGGCAGAGGGCTGAAGAAGAGGCAAAAATACAGGCCGGAGTTCTGCTGGATAAGGCGCGCCAGGAGATTCAGCGTGAGAGGGATGAAGCCATTGGTGAGTTGCATCAGGAATTTGCCGACCTGGCGATAGTGGCCGCGGAGAAGGTCATCGAGAAGTCGCTGGACAAGGAAGCGCACCGCGAGTTGATAGACAAGGTGCTTAAAGAGAGCGGCACCTTGAAAGAGGACTAG
- the atpE gene encoding ATP synthase F0 subunit C, giving the protein MSAEAMRLLAAGIAMGLGAIGPGIGIGILGAGAMQALGRNPEARGPIMTNMILAIAMAEAVAIYALVVSVVLIFVA; this is encoded by the coding sequence ATTTCTGCTGAAGCAATGAGGCTCCTGGCAGCCGGAATAGCTATGGGCCTGGGAGCGATAGGTCCGGGGATCGGAATTGGAATTCTGGGGGCGGGCGCTATGCAGGCGCTGGGGCGTAATCCTGAGGCCAGGGGGCCAATCATGACCAACATGATTCTGGCCATCGCCATGGCCGAAGCAGTCGCCATCTACGCCCTGGTGGTATCGGTTGTCCTTATTTTTGTCGCGTAG
- a CDS encoding F0F1 ATP synthase subunit A, with translation MSRKGCLGCSFPVLITIVVVVLAVGVVSLLSGALGKAIVGDVGLPELFTVEAPHVQLPAEGIFHIGGFAVTNTLLASWITIVILAFFAWAVTHRIKVIPSRLQNLLEFALEWLLNFCIDVAGEKNGRRFFPVITTIFLFVIMNSWLSLVPGFGSITFTAIEHGETHVLPLLRGANTDINFTLALALISFVFVEYLGIREGGLRYFTKFINVRQFGRGVGQLLRGKVKSGFGGIFMGVIDMFVGVLEGIGEMMRIVSFTFRLFGNMLGGEILILMMLFLMPFLLAVPFYGLEMLVGAIQALIFGGLTLVFATMAVTQHEHEASESS, from the coding sequence GTGTCTAGAAAAGGCTGTCTGGGTTGCTCATTCCCGGTTCTGATTACGATAGTAGTTGTCGTCCTGGCGGTCGGTGTCGTTAGTCTCCTGAGTGGTGCTCTCGGTAAGGCGATTGTCGGTGATGTGGGACTTCCCGAACTGTTTACCGTCGAAGCGCCACACGTGCAGCTCCCCGCCGAAGGGATATTCCACATCGGCGGATTTGCCGTCACCAATACCCTGCTAGCATCCTGGATTACGATAGTTATTCTGGCATTTTTCGCCTGGGCGGTTACCCACCGGATAAAGGTCATTCCATCACGTCTGCAGAACCTGCTGGAGTTCGCCCTGGAGTGGCTGCTGAATTTCTGTATCGATGTTGCCGGCGAGAAGAACGGGCGCCGCTTCTTCCCGGTAATAACCACTATCTTCCTTTTTGTCATCATGAACTCGTGGCTGAGCCTGGTTCCCGGCTTCGGCTCAATCACATTCACCGCAATCGAGCACGGGGAAACGCACGTCCTTCCCTTGCTGCGGGGTGCCAATACGGATATTAACTTCACACTGGCCCTGGCATTGATATCCTTTGTCTTCGTGGAGTACCTGGGTATCCGCGAGGGCGGCCTGCGCTATTTCACCAAGTTCATCAATGTCAGGCAGTTCGGCCGGGGTGTCGGCCAGTTGTTGCGTGGTAAGGTAAAAAGCGGGTTTGGCGGCATTTTCATGGGTGTTATCGACATGTTCGTCGGTGTACTCGAGGGGATAGGCGAGATGATGCGTATTGTCAGTTTTACCTTCCGTCTCTTCGGCAATATGCTCGGCGGCGAGATACTGATATTGATGATGCTGTTCCTGATGCCGTTCTTGCTGGCGGTGCCGTTCTACGGACTGGAAATGCTGGTTGGCGCTATCCAGGCGCTTATCTTTGGCGGACTGACGCTGGTATTTGCCACCATGGCGGTCACCCAGCACGAACATGAGGCCTCGGAATCCAGTTGA
- a CDS encoding AtpZ/AtpI family protein — protein sequence MNGKICYAAFDMDKRLAALGLLGVGFFVAGSIILGVVGGRWLDTRFGSEPLWLIVGLLLGVVVAFYGVYTMLRPFLDNKQNKGNS from the coding sequence TTGAATGGGAAGATTTGCTATGCTGCATTCGATATGGACAAGCGACTTGCGGCGCTGGGGCTACTGGGCGTCGGGTTTTTCGTTGCTGGTTCTATTATCCTGGGCGTGGTTGGCGGACGCTGGCTCGATACCAGGTTTGGCAGTGAACCCCTCTGGCTGATAGTTGGATTGCTGCTTGGGGTTGTGGTTGCCTTCTACGGTGTCTATACCATGCTCCGACCTTTCCTGGATAACAAACAGAATAAGGGGAACAGCTAG
- a CDS encoding bifunctional nuclease family protein: protein MVVDSIRVSLMNYQRVVMLKEKTTDRYLPIWIGPAEADAIAVKLQGVSVPRPMTHDLMQSIVDVLGASVNSVVVSDLRDDTFFAKIILNMDGGQVEVDSRPSDAIAMAVRVEAPIYAEDIVLEKAGIVLDKETGRPVGEPMDIDRTAGKPVSEEEMKKMSAFYDFINTLDMEDFDKRKS from the coding sequence ATGGTTGTGGATAGCATTCGGGTGAGCCTCATGAACTACCAGCGAGTGGTCATGCTCAAAGAGAAGACGACCGACCGGTACCTGCCTATCTGGATAGGGCCTGCCGAGGCGGATGCTATCGCTGTCAAGCTGCAGGGCGTGAGTGTGCCCCGGCCGATGACGCATGACCTGATGCAGTCTATTGTTGATGTCCTGGGTGCCAGTGTCAATTCAGTCGTCGTCAGTGACCTCAGGGATGATACTTTCTTTGCCAAGATTATACTGAATATGGATGGCGGGCAGGTGGAGGTGGACTCCCGGCCCAGCGATGCTATTGCGATGGCGGTGAGAGTGGAAGCACCGATATATGCTGAGGATATAGTGCTGGAGAAAGCGGGCATCGTGCTGGACAAGGAGACGGGCAGGCCGGTAGGTGAGCCGATGGACATTGACCGTACCGCCGGTAAACCGGTGAGCGAAGAAGAGATGAAGAAGATGTCCGCCTTCTACGATTTCATTAACACCCTTGATATGGAGGACTTTGACAAGAGAAAGTCCTGA